A genome region from Scleropages formosus chromosome 6, fSclFor1.1, whole genome shotgun sequence includes the following:
- the c20h2orf81 gene encoding uncharacterized protein C2orf81 homolog — protein sequence MSRPAKSRGEKGRTFSASVPPPLPSPAKPVDIIPGRLSKSDWLAMVEQEEGEEVVAEILHELMQRVMEKCYKLYLERQLVPFVVSRAQDTLVQLVGCLFPGRDEGEGLDSTLHWVEDTEPQPCSTDSWAQGCVPVVHAKMPPHALEQDGTKEHASHKKKMDSMEPQGRLSLQSVALMPTPPLKKEQRRTRLPPRRVVPKVSVSLPRLIGSPSSSVSPKEEPLLRNQHGRAKTLPKPIDSRVTKLDPGHYRKQIVWPAFEVLEPNVSQHSPQKVSPVSRPKQEKRYTRRFASQGPSALFCSPQASYQRSSLDGGLRPLSSDSGWQEQDHPQPWVPHTSMLQLDSMELSPGVVLRDPLDVHSSSYRRLHEPDHRQNLKPIRSSVPTPLLSVHQVVSGPPSCIPSLSLSPDNE from the exons ATGTCTCGCCCAGCTAAGTCCCGGGGTGAGAAGGGTCGCACTTTCTCAGCCTCTGTGCCTCCTCCCCTTCCTAGTCCAGCCAAACCTGTGGACATCATACCAGGCCGCCTTTCTAAGTCTGATTGGCTCGCCATGGTGgaacaggaggagggagaggaagtGGTGGCAGAAATCCTACATGAGCTGATGCAACGTGTCATGGAAAAATGTTATAAACTGTATCTGGAGAGGCAG CTGGTACCCTTTGTAGTTTCCCGTGCACAAGATACCCTGGTGCAGTTAGTGGGGTGCTTGTTCCCAGGGAGGGATGAAGGAGAGGGCCTTGACAGCACCCTCCACTGGGTGGAGGATACTGAGCCCCAGCCATGTAGTACAGATTCCTGGGCACAGGGTTGTGTGCCTGTTGTACATGCCAAAATGCCACCTCATGCCCTCGAACAG GATGGCACCAAGGAGCATGCTtctcataaaaagaaaatggacTCTATGGAACCGCAAGGACGCTTAAGCCTCCAGTCTGTAGCGCTGATGCCAACGCCACcactgaaaaaagaacaaaggagGACCAGACTCCCTCCACGCAGAGTGGTGCCCAAGGTTTCAGTTTCATTGCCACGTCTCATAGGTTCTCCCAGCTCTTCAGTAAGCCCAAAAGAGGAGCCTCTTCTCAGGAACCAACATGGTAGAGCTAAAACTTTACCTAAACCTATTGACTCCAGAGTAACAAAACTGGATCCAGGCCATTATCGCAAGCAGATAGTGTGGCCTGCATTTGAGGTGCTCGAGCCAAATGTTTCGCAGCATTCCCCACAGAAGGTAAGCCCGGTGTCACGGCCTAAACAGGAGAAACGTTATACAAGGAGATTTGCGAGTCAAGGACCTTCAGCACTCTTCTGCAGTCCTCAAGCATCATATCAGAGAAGCTCCTTGGACGGAGGCCTTCGTCCACTTTCTAGCGATAGTGGATGGCAGGAGCAGGACCATCCCCAGCCATGGGTACCCCACACGTCTATGCTGCAGCTGGACTCCATGGAGTTGTCCCCAGGAGTGGTCCTGAGAGACCCTCTCGACGTACACAGCAGCTCTTACAGGAGACTTCACGAACCTGATCACAGGCAGAATCTGAAGCCCATTCGAAGCAGCGTGCCAACCCCACTGCTGTCTGTGCACCAGGTTGTTTCAGGACCGCCTTCATGTATCCCCAGTCTAAGTTTATCTCCAGATAATGAGTAA